From Acidobacteriota bacterium, a single genomic window includes:
- a CDS encoding HAD family hydrolase — protein MKSLTRSIKTLLFDWDGTLFDSACAGLLAFRKTFDDLGIAFTNEFYESRYSPNWYAMYEALNLAKDKWQMADELWLQHYGEQPPKLVEGASTTILELRRRGYRLGIVTSGTERRVTREIEQLGLSSEFEAVICNEHIVNKKPHPEGLEKAMQLLACTREVCSYVGDAPEDVQMGKNALVFTIAVRSAYPTSRRLRHEQPDIHLDSIAELLLHF, from the coding sequence ATGAAATCGCTGACACGTTCTATCAAGACGCTTTTATTTGACTGGGACGGCACCCTGTTTGATTCCGCATGCGCGGGACTGCTCGCTTTTCGGAAGACCTTCGACGATTTGGGAATCGCGTTCACGAATGAGTTCTACGAATCCCGCTACTCTCCAAACTGGTACGCGATGTATGAAGCTCTGAACCTGGCGAAAGACAAATGGCAGATGGCCGATGAGCTATGGCTCCAGCATTACGGCGAGCAGCCACCCAAGTTGGTCGAGGGCGCGAGCACAACAATCCTCGAGCTTCGGCGCAGAGGCTATCGTCTCGGAATCGTTACCAGCGGCACCGAGCGAAGAGTTACGCGCGAGATCGAACAACTCGGTTTGAGCTCGGAGTTTGAAGCGGTGATTTGCAACGAGCACATCGTCAACAAGAAACCGCACCCCGAAGGATTAGAGAAAGCGATGCAGCTTCTGGCCTGCACGAGAGAAGTCTGCTCCTATGTGGGCGACGCCCCCGAAGATGTGCAGATGGGAAAGAACGCGCTTGTGTTTACCATCGCCGTTCGAAGCGCTTATCCGACGAGTAGGC
- the asnB gene encoding asparagine synthase (glutamine-hydrolyzing) — translation MCGICGVVGEADEHLIKNMLARIAHRGPDDEGVYIAETSTEHRVGLGHRRLSIIDLSPAGHEPMSDASGRIWLTYNGEIYNFKEIRRELENLGHRFKSNTDAEVIIYAYLEWGRDCLVRFNGMFAFAIWDSQDETLFLARDRLGIKPLYYADTPAGFAFASEIKALLAIPGAERSVDLAALDQFMTFLWTPDPKTAFRGVSKLPPGHYLVYRGGKAEVSEYWDLKFEEDDSISEAEWIERVREQVARSVRAQMLADVPLGAFLSGGIDSSAIVALMSGVSALKPTTYTFGFHREDLRYDILEDDMKYARVVGERFATDYHEAYLEPDVMELLPKLVYHMDEPVADPAIITSYLICRSARERLTVLLSGMGGDEVFAGYPRHAAVKIAQAYNLIPSFLSRPVVDALPGARPGRLTALFRNTKKLARSAALPARERYLGFGTYFTEAEKREMYSGELARASHEFDAYAEHQSYFDRVADEDFVNQMLYVDMKTFLPCLNLTYTDKTSMATSMEVRVPFLDHELVELAARIPAGLKLKGLTGKHILKRAAEAWLPREIIHRKKAGFSAPVRAWLVRDLRDMVEDLLSESNIRSRGYFEYGFVRKLIDDNLSGREDNGLKVFQLLTLELWHRAFIDVP, via the coding sequence ATGTGTGGCATCTGCGGAGTCGTCGGCGAAGCCGATGAGCATCTGATCAAAAACATGCTTGCGCGCATCGCGCACCGCGGGCCCGACGATGAAGGTGTCTACATCGCGGAGACGTCAACCGAGCATCGCGTAGGACTCGGTCACCGGCGTCTGTCGATCATAGATCTGTCGCCGGCCGGTCACGAACCGATGTCAGATGCCAGCGGCCGGATATGGCTCACCTACAACGGGGAGATTTATAACTTCAAAGAAATCCGCCGCGAGCTGGAGAACCTCGGTCATCGTTTCAAATCCAACACCGACGCCGAAGTCATCATCTATGCTTACCTGGAGTGGGGGCGCGACTGCCTTGTTCGATTCAACGGCATGTTCGCGTTTGCAATTTGGGACTCGCAAGATGAAACCTTGTTTTTGGCCCGCGATCGATTGGGCATCAAGCCGCTCTACTATGCCGACACGCCTGCGGGATTCGCTTTTGCGTCCGAGATCAAGGCTCTGCTTGCGATACCGGGCGCCGAGCGCTCGGTTGATCTCGCCGCCCTCGATCAGTTCATGACGTTTCTTTGGACTCCTGATCCGAAGACCGCGTTCCGCGGCGTCTCGAAGCTCCCGCCGGGGCATTACCTTGTGTACCGCGGAGGCAAGGCTGAAGTATCGGAGTACTGGGACCTGAAGTTTGAAGAAGATGATTCCATCTCGGAAGCAGAATGGATCGAGCGTGTTCGCGAACAGGTAGCTCGCAGCGTGCGCGCGCAGATGTTGGCCGATGTTCCCCTGGGAGCTTTTCTGTCAGGCGGTATTGATTCCTCGGCTATTGTCGCTCTGATGTCGGGCGTGTCGGCTCTCAAGCCTACGACCTACACCTTCGGTTTTCACCGCGAAGACCTTCGCTACGACATTCTCGAAGATGACATGAAGTACGCGCGGGTTGTCGGCGAGCGGTTTGCGACCGACTATCACGAAGCCTACCTCGAGCCTGATGTGATGGAGCTGCTGCCAAAGCTCGTGTACCACATGGACGAGCCGGTAGCCGACCCTGCGATCATCACCAGTTATTTGATCTGTCGTTCCGCGCGCGAGCGATTGACCGTGCTGCTCTCCGGTATGGGCGGCGATGAAGTGTTCGCCGGGTATCCTCGCCACGCGGCTGTGAAGATCGCCCAAGCGTACAACTTGATTCCATCGTTTCTGTCGAGGCCGGTTGTGGATGCTTTGCCTGGCGCGCGGCCCGGGCGATTGACGGCTCTGTTTCGCAACACGAAGAAGCTTGCGCGCTCGGCTGCGCTCCCGGCACGAGAACGTTATCTGGGATTCGGAACTTATTTCACCGAAGCTGAGAAACGCGAAATGTATTCAGGCGAGCTTGCCCGGGCCTCGCACGAATTCGATGCCTATGCGGAACATCAGAGCTACTTCGATCGCGTAGCTGATGAAGACTTCGTGAACCAGATGCTCTACGTGGACATGAAGACTTTCCTGCCGTGCTTGAACCTGACTTATACAGACAAGACGAGCATGGCGACTTCGATGGAAGTGCGAGTGCCGTTTCTGGATCACGAATTGGTCGAGCTGGCGGCGAGAATACCCGCCGGCTTGAAGCTGAAAGGGCTGACCGGCAAACACATTTTGAAACGAGCAGCCGAGGCGTGGCTTCCGCGGGAGATCATCCATCGCAAGAAAGCTGGCTTCAGCGCGCCGGTTCGCGCGTGGCTGGTGCGCGACCTTCGCGACATGGTTGAAGATCTGCTGTCGGAATCGAACATTCGCAGCCGAGGTTATTTCGAATATGGGTTCGTCCGAAAGTTGATAGACGATAACCTGTCTGGACGCGAGGACAATGGCTTGAAGGTGTTTCAACTGCTGACGCTCGAGCTCTGGCACCGGGCGTTTATTGATGTACCATAG
- a CDS encoding UbiA-like polyprenyltransferase has product MKATTTIAERLRTTLEMIKIEHTLFALPFALLGATLAGRGLPPQPASFWISKLVWITLAMVGARSAAMTFNRIADREIDAANPRTATRALPAGLLDIRFAAVFTIISSALFVLAASQLNRLTLLLSPIALASVLLYSYTKRFTSFSHFILGWCLAIAPSGAWIAIQGRLTLVPVLLSLSVMLWTTGFDILYACQDYEFDRRTGLHSIPERYGLGKALWIGRGIHALMFGSLVVFLWTARLGWLGLAGVAATGALLVYQHSIVRADDLSRLNAAFFTTNACVSLILFVTVASDALLLGR; this is encoded by the coding sequence GTGAAAGCAACTACAACGATAGCTGAGCGGCTGCGGACTACGCTCGAGATGATCAAGATCGAGCATACGCTTTTCGCGTTGCCGTTTGCGCTTCTGGGCGCGACGCTCGCCGGGCGGGGATTACCGCCTCAGCCCGCGAGCTTCTGGATTTCAAAGCTTGTCTGGATCACTCTTGCGATGGTTGGCGCGCGCTCGGCCGCGATGACGTTCAATCGAATTGCCGACCGCGAGATTGATGCGGCCAATCCTCGCACCGCTACTCGGGCCCTGCCCGCAGGGCTGCTGGATATCAGGTTCGCTGCCGTCTTCACTATCATCTCGTCCGCGCTTTTCGTGCTTGCAGCGTCGCAACTCAATCGATTGACGCTGCTGCTTTCACCGATTGCGCTGGCAAGCGTACTGCTTTACTCGTACACCAAGCGTTTCACTTCCTTCTCACACTTTATTCTCGGCTGGTGTCTGGCAATCGCTCCATCGGGCGCCTGGATAGCGATTCAGGGGAGGCTCACCCTGGTGCCGGTGTTGTTGTCGCTATCCGTTATGTTGTGGACCACCGGGTTCGACATTCTCTACGCGTGCCAGGATTACGAGTTTGACCGGCGCACCGGGCTACATTCGATACCGGAGCGATACGGCCTCGGAAAGGCGCTGTGGATCGGGCGCGGAATACACGCGTTGATGTTCGGGTCGCTCGTTGTGTTCCTTTGGACCGCACGACTCGGTTGGCTCGGCCTTGCAGGGGTTGCCGCAACCGGTGCGCTGCTAGTCTATCAACACAGCATCGTAAGAGCGGATGATCTATCGCGCTTGAACGCCGCCTTCTTCACGACCAATGCGTGTGTCAGCTTGATACTGTTCGTCACGGTGGCAAGCGACGCGCTCCTGCTCGGCCGGTAG
- a CDS encoding enoyl-CoA hydratase/isomerase family protein: MSEYQKILFSVDQSIARITLNRPDKRNALDDGIVSEFKDALQDAARDETVRVVLVTGAGKDFCSGADLASLQRVSEAGVEESMSSARVMGELFVEMRRHPRPIIAAVRGRALAGGCGLATACDIILAAESAQFGYPEVNIGFIPAMVMAILRRSVSEKRAFELITRGEIITAGAALDIGMINRVFGDDQFEAEVEAYTRQMAAKSASAVSLAKSLLYHMDGMTFETAIEAGIQMNAITRMTEDCKRGVERFLKK; encoded by the coding sequence ATGTCTGAATATCAAAAGATTCTCTTCTCAGTTGACCAATCGATCGCGCGCATCACCCTCAATCGGCCTGATAAGCGCAACGCGCTTGATGACGGCATTGTCTCGGAGTTCAAGGATGCGCTTCAAGATGCCGCTCGCGATGAAACCGTGCGAGTCGTGCTGGTCACCGGCGCGGGGAAAGACTTCTGCTCCGGCGCGGACCTGGCGTCGCTTCAGCGCGTCAGTGAAGCCGGCGTCGAGGAAAGCATGTCCAGCGCCCGAGTGATGGGCGAGCTGTTCGTCGAGATGCGCCGCCATCCTCGGCCGATCATCGCCGCGGTGCGAGGGCGAGCTTTGGCCGGAGGCTGCGGGCTGGCGACTGCGTGCGACATCATACTCGCAGCGGAGTCCGCACAGTTCGGTTACCCCGAAGTCAACATAGGCTTCATACCGGCAATGGTGATGGCAATATTGCGGCGTTCGGTTTCCGAGAAGCGCGCCTTCGAGCTAATAACCCGCGGCGAAATCATAACGGCCGGCGCCGCGCTTGACATAGGAATGATCAACCGCGTGTTCGGCGACGATCAGTTTGAAGCGGAGGTCGAGGCCTACACCCGCCAGATGGCGGCGAAGTCAGCGTCGGCGGTGAGTCTCGCCAAGAGCCTGCTCTATCATATGGACGGGATGACCTTTGAGACGGCGATTGAAGCCGGCATTCAGATGAACGCGATCACGAGAATGACCGAAGACTGTAAGCGCGGAGTCGAGCGCTTCTTGAAGAAGTAG
- a CDS encoding NAD-dependent epimerase/dehydratase family protein — MPNILVTGGAGFIGSHLVDRLLRDGGAGVTVVDNFNDFYDPAIKRANIAAHLGRDDYELVEADISDRRAMDELFSRARFDCVVHLAARAGVRPSLEDPLAYEETNVRGTFTLLEAARRNGVSRFIFGSSSSVYGVNSKVPFSEDDPLASPISPYAATKIAGEAACRVYSHLYGLRVVCLRLFTVYGARQRPDLAIHKFARLISQRLPIPIFGDGTTRRDYTYINDIISGVVAAMNYDRSQFEVFNLGESETVELRRLVELLEHALDKRAIIDRQPEQPGDVPVTYANIDRARRLLGYNPQTSIKAGLERFVDWFRNEALR; from the coding sequence ATGCCCAACATTCTAGTGACAGGCGGAGCCGGGTTCATCGGAAGCCATCTCGTCGATCGGCTGCTGCGTGACGGCGGTGCTGGCGTTACGGTTGTCGATAACTTCAACGACTTCTATGACCCGGCCATCAAACGCGCGAACATCGCTGCTCATCTTGGCCGCGACGACTACGAGTTAGTCGAAGCCGATATATCCGACCGGCGAGCGATGGACGAACTATTCTCTCGAGCGAGATTCGATTGCGTGGTTCATCTGGCCGCGCGCGCCGGCGTGCGCCCGTCGCTGGAAGACCCGCTCGCTTACGAAGAGACCAACGTGCGAGGGACATTTACATTGCTTGAAGCCGCCCGTCGCAACGGAGTTTCCAGATTTATCTTCGGCTCGTCGAGCTCGGTCTACGGCGTCAATTCCAAAGTCCCGTTCTCGGAAGACGACCCGCTTGCTAGTCCGATCTCCCCGTACGCGGCGACGAAGATCGCGGGTGAGGCGGCTTGCCGGGTCTACAGCCATCTGTACGGGTTGCGGGTCGTGTGCCTCCGGCTGTTCACGGTGTACGGCGCTCGGCAGAGACCGGACCTTGCGATTCACAAGTTCGCTCGGCTGATATCGCAGCGCCTGCCCATTCCGATCTTTGGTGACGGGACGACTCGACGCGACTACACCTACATCAACGACATTATCTCGGGAGTGGTTGCGGCGATGAACTACGATCGCAGCCAGTTCGAAGTATTCAACCTGGGCGAATCCGAGACGGTCGAGCTGCGCCGGCTGGTTGAGCTGCTTGAGCACGCGCTAGACAAGCGTGCGATCATTGATCGCCAACCGGAGCAACCCGGCGATGTGCCGGTTACATACGCGAACATAGACAGGGCTCGGCGCCTGCTCGGCTACAACCCCCAGACGAGTATTAAAGCCGGCCTCGAACGGTTCGTCGATTGGTTCAGAAACGAGGCACTCCGGTGA